The proteins below come from a single Rosa rugosa chromosome 2, drRosRugo1.1, whole genome shotgun sequence genomic window:
- the LOC133734136 gene encoding putative disease resistance protein RGA3, which translates to MVEENFEMKMWICVSENFDIRTLIRGIINAAIKQKCEDESLDLMKKRLQDTLRGRKFLLVLDDVWDTELIGVTIEKWIDLKNLLNVGANGSRIIITTRNSSVALLVNPAYMHPLEGLSHKECMSLFIKRVFKKGEEQRYQHLIEIGEDIVKKCGGVPLAVATVGSMLYLKTEQHHWLRVRDDDMWSIRNDNILPAIKLSYDALPQHLKPCFAFCSLFPKDYLFQGHLLVPLWTAQGYLKTSEKNEDFEHMGIDYIRQFCSRSLFQVEMDLKTTISFKIHDLVHDLAISVAQVEYSTINFRPSSALKMVRHVSISEKELLGEEAQVPAFMLKSKKLRTILIPEDGQMNQRFVKTGISRFKYMRVLDLSGSPLEELPSSIGSLFHLRFLNLSSNSKIKRLPNSISKLLNLETLSFWGCEALEEIPKDIGNLINLRSFVITTQQMSLPKGIRRLTLLQFLYFHGCVNLKSLGEEIEFLNNLRNLWISSCNNLESLPPNMKRMIALDTLTVDDCEELQLMMRSGEGPQGLRSLIIMKSSLEALPPWLEDSADTLQSIAVSECHNLTALPELINFKFLEQLRIEECSKLSALPQGLQSLTELRELNIKGCTELSKICKRQLKGENWLSKMARQAKITLDSDVDTDDEEDEDEVTPMMD; encoded by the coding sequence ATGGTAGAGGAGAATTTTGAGATGAAAATGTGGATATGTGTCTCAGAAAACTTTGATATCCGAACATTAATTCGTGGCATTATCAATGCTGCAATTAAACAAAAATGTGAGGATGAAAGTTTGGACCTTATGAAAAAAAGATTGCAAGATACTTTGCGAGGTAGAAAGTTTTTGTTAGTGTTGGATGATGTTTGGGATACGGAGTTAATTGGAGTAACGATAGAAAAATGGATTGATTTAAAAAATCTGTTAAATGTGGGAGCTAATGGAAGTAGAATCATCATAACAACACGAAATAGTTCAGTTGCTTTACTTGTGAATCCCGCATACATGCACCCCTTAGAAGGTCTTTCCCACAAAGAATGCATGTCCTTGTTCATTAAAAGGGTATTTAAGAAAGGAGAGGAGCAACGCTATCAACATTTGATAGAAATTGGAGAGGATATTGTGAAGAAGTGTGGAGGAGTTCCTTTAGCAGTAGCTACTGTAGGGAGCATGCTCTATTTGAAAACAGAGCAACACCATTGGTTGCGTGTTAGAGATGATGACATGTGGAGCATAAGGAATGACAATATTCTACCTGCAATCAAATTGAGCTATGACGCATTGCCACAACACTTGAAACCGTGTTTTGCATTTTGTTCACTTTTTCCAAAGGATTATTTATTCCAGGGTCACCTTTTGGTTCCACTGTGGACAGCACAAGGCTACCTCAAGACATCTGAGAAAAATGAAGATTTTGAACATATGGGTATAGACTATATAAGGCAGTTTTGCTCTAGATCTTTGTTTCAAGTGGAGATGGATCTCAAAACAACCATAAGTTTTAAAATACATGATCTAGTTCATGATTTAGCAATTTCAGTGGCACAAGTAGAGTACTCCACAATCAATTTCCGTCCCTCTAGTGCTTTGAAAATGGTTCGACATGTGTCAATATCAGAAAAAGAATTACTTGGAGAAGAGGCACAAGTTCCCGCTTTCATGCTCAAGTCAAAGAAATTACGAACCATTCTAATTCCTGAAGATGGCCAGATGAATCAACGTTTTGTGAAGACAGGCATCTCAAGATTCAAATATATGCGGGTGCTAGATCTCAGTGGTTCGCCTCTTGAGGAGCTACCCAGTTCCATTGGTAGTTTGTTTCATTTGAGATTTCTCAACTTGTCTTCTAATAGTAAGATAAAGAGGCTTCCCAATTCCATCAGTAAGCTGCTGAATTTGGAGACCTTGTCCTTTTGGGGTTGTGAAGCACTTGAGGAGATACCCAAAGACATAGGAAACCTGATCAACCTCCGAAGCTTTGTGATAACTACACAACAAATGTCTTTGCCGAAAGGAATTAGACGCCTCACcttacttcaatttttatattttcatgGATGTGTCAATCTTAAATCTTTGGGCGAAGAGATCGAATTCCTCAACAACCTTCGCAATTTGTGGATTAGCAGTTGTAATAATTTGGAATCCTTGCCACCAAATATGAAACGCATGATTGCTTTAGATACTTTGACTGTCGATGATTGCGAGGAGCTTCAGTTGATGATGAGATCAGGGGAAGGTCCTCAAGGTCTTCGATCATTGATTATCATGAAATCAAGTTTGGAGGCTTTGCCCCCTTGGCTTGAAGATTCTGCAGACACTCTACAGAGCATAGCAGTTTCTGAATGCCATAATCTCACGGCACTTCCGGAGTTGATAAACTTCAAATTCCTCGAGCAACTACGCATTGAAGAATGCTCCAAATTGTCGGCTTTGCCGCAAGGGTTGCAGAGCCTTACTGAGTTGAGAGAATTGAACATTAAAGGGTGTACTGAATTGAGCAAAATCTGCAAGAGGCAATTAAAAGGTGAGAATTGGTTGTCAAAGATGGCACGTCAAGCAAAGATTACACTCGACTCTGATGTGGatactgatgatgaagaagacgaagatgaaGTTACACCAATGATggactga